The Agromyces sp. LHK192 genome includes a window with the following:
- a CDS encoding polyribonucleotide nucleotidyltransferase has protein sequence MEGPEITFAETTIDNGRFGTRTIRFETGRLAQQAQGSAVAYIDDETMLLSATSVSKQPKEHFDFFPLTIDVEERMYAAGRIPGSFFRREGRPSTEAILTCRLIDRPLRPSFVEGLRNEVQVVVTVLAIEPDELYDVLAINAASLSTQLSGLPFSGPVAGVRVALIDGQWVAFPKHTQLADAVFSMVVAGRVVTEADGSQDVAIMMIEAEATDNAWDLIQAGAVKPDEAVIAQGIEASKPFIKQLVEAQQQVAKTAAKPTADYPTFPPYQDAVKDAVAAFASAELKDVYQIAGKVERQDADDALKARVKEHIAAKVEAGELPESANAEVSAAYKSVTKKVMRTRVLEEGVRIDGRGLADIRPLDAEVQVVPRVHGSAIFQRGETQILGVTTLNMLKLEQQIDSLSPVTKKRYMHNYNFPPYSTGETGRVGSPKRREIGHGALAERALVPVLPTREEFPYAIRQVSEALGSNGSTSMGSVCASTLSLLNAGVPLRAPVAGIAMGLISDTIDGETRYAALTDILGAEDALGDMDFKVAGTSEFVTAIQLDTKLDGIPASVLAGALTQAKDARTTILQVLNAAIDGPDEMAPTAPRVISMQIPVDKIGELIGPKGKTINAIQDETGADISIEEDGTVYIGATDGPSAEAARAQVNAIANPTNPEVGEQFLGTVVKIATFGAFVSLLPGKDGLLHISEVRKLAGGKRVENVEDVLGVGQKILVEITKIDDRGKLSLAPVVAETESADTNGRETAPVHAEAPAEGAEV, from the coding sequence TTGGAAGGTCCTGAGATCACGTTCGCCGAGACGACCATCGACAACGGTCGCTTCGGCACCCGCACCATCCGGTTCGAGACCGGCCGCCTCGCGCAGCAGGCGCAGGGCTCGGCCGTCGCCTACATCGACGACGAGACCATGCTGCTCTCGGCGACGAGCGTCTCGAAGCAGCCGAAGGAGCACTTCGACTTCTTCCCGCTGACCATCGACGTGGAAGAGCGCATGTACGCCGCGGGCCGCATCCCCGGCTCGTTCTTCCGCCGCGAGGGCCGCCCCTCCACCGAGGCGATCCTCACCTGCCGCCTGATCGACCGCCCGCTGCGCCCCTCGTTCGTCGAGGGCCTGCGCAACGAGGTCCAGGTCGTCGTCACCGTGCTCGCCATCGAGCCCGACGAGCTGTACGACGTCCTCGCGATCAACGCCGCGTCGCTCTCGACGCAGCTGTCCGGCCTGCCCTTCTCGGGCCCGGTCGCCGGTGTGCGCGTCGCGCTCATCGACGGCCAGTGGGTCGCGTTCCCGAAGCACACGCAGCTCGCCGACGCCGTGTTCAGCATGGTCGTCGCCGGCCGTGTCGTGACCGAGGCCGATGGCTCGCAGGACGTCGCGATCATGATGATCGAGGCCGAGGCCACCGACAACGCGTGGGACCTCATCCAGGCCGGTGCGGTCAAGCCCGACGAGGCCGTCATCGCGCAGGGCATCGAGGCGTCGAAGCCGTTCATCAAGCAGCTCGTCGAGGCGCAGCAGCAGGTCGCGAAGACCGCCGCCAAGCCCACCGCCGACTACCCGACGTTCCCGCCCTACCAGGACGCGGTCAAGGACGCCGTCGCGGCGTTCGCGAGCGCCGAGCTCAAGGACGTCTACCAGATCGCCGGCAAGGTCGAGCGCCAGGACGCCGACGACGCCCTCAAGGCGCGCGTCAAGGAGCACATCGCGGCCAAGGTCGAGGCGGGCGAGCTGCCCGAGTCGGCCAACGCCGAGGTGTCCGCCGCGTACAAGTCGGTCACCAAGAAGGTCATGCGCACGCGCGTCCTCGAAGAGGGCGTCCGCATCGACGGTCGCGGCCTCGCCGACATCCGTCCGCTCGACGCCGAGGTGCAGGTCGTGCCCCGCGTGCACGGCTCGGCCATCTTCCAGCGCGGCGAGACCCAGATCCTGGGCGTCACCACGCTGAACATGCTCAAGCTCGAGCAGCAGATCGACTCGCTGAGCCCGGTCACCAAGAAGCGCTACATGCACAACTACAACTTCCCGCCCTACTCGACGGGTGAGACGGGTCGTGTCGGTTCGCCCAAGCGCCGCGAGATCGGCCACGGCGCGCTCGCCGAGCGTGCGCTCGTGCCGGTGCTGCCCACGCGCGAGGAGTTCCCCTACGCGATCCGCCAGGTGTCCGAGGCGCTCGGCTCCAACGGCTCGACGTCGATGGGTTCGGTCTGCGCGTCGACCCTGTCGCTGCTCAACGCCGGCGTGCCGCTGCGCGCCCCGGTCGCGGGCATCGCGATGGGCCTCATCTCCGACACGATCGACGGTGAGACCCGCTACGCGGCGCTCACCGACATCCTCGGGGCCGAGGACGCGCTCGGCGACATGGACTTCAAGGTCGCCGGCACCAGCGAGTTCGTCACCGCGATCCAGCTCGACACGAAGCTCGACGGCATCCCCGCCTCGGTGCTCGCCGGCGCGCTGACGCAGGCGAAGGACGCGCGCACGACGATCCTGCAGGTGCTGAACGCCGCGATCGACGGTCCGGACGAGATGGCCCCGACCGCGCCGCGCGTGATCAGCATGCAGATCCCGGTCGACAAGATCGGCGAGCTGATCGGCCCGAAGGGCAAGACGATCAACGCGATCCAGGACGAGACCGGCGCCGACATCTCCATCGAGGAGGACGGCACCGTCTACATCGGCGCGACCGACGGCCCGTCGGCCGAGGCCGCCCGCGCCCAGGTGAACGCGATCGCCAACCCGACCAACCCCGAGGTCGGCGAGCAGTTCCTCGGCACGGTCGTGAAGATCGCGACCTTCGGTGCGTTCGTCTCGCTGCTGCCCGGCAAGGACGGCCTGCTGCACATCTCCGAGGTGCGCAAGCTCGCCGGCGGCAAGCGCGTCGAGAACGTCGAGGACGTGCTGGGCGTCGGCCAGAAGATCCTCGTCGAGATCACGAAGATCGACGACCGCGGCAAGCTGTCGCTCGCGCCGGTCGTCGCCGAGACCGAGTCGGCCGACACCAACGGTCGCGAGACCGCGCCGGTGCACGCCGAGGCCCCGGCCGAGGGCGCGGAGGTCTGA
- a CDS encoding TetR/AcrR family transcriptional regulator: MSPPAETAAETVAPVTARSLRKADRRDALVAAAAALFAERGFAGVTLEDLGSAAGVSGPAVYRHFPGKGAVLAAVLVDASRGLLDGGRTTVERAEDADGALRDLIAFHVDFAVANADVIRVQDQDLASLPDDEAHEVRRLQRAYVELWVDVLGRLRDDRPAAERRVRAHAAFGLINSTPHSARDLDHRPDDREVRAILEQMAWASLTA, translated from the coding sequence ATGTCCCCACCTGCGGAGACGGCTGCGGAGACGGTCGCTCCCGTGACCGCGCGCAGCCTGCGCAAGGCCGACCGGCGCGACGCGCTCGTCGCCGCGGCCGCCGCGCTCTTCGCGGAACGCGGGTTCGCGGGCGTGACGCTCGAGGACCTCGGCAGCGCCGCAGGCGTCTCGGGGCCGGCGGTCTACCGGCACTTCCCCGGCAAGGGCGCCGTGCTCGCGGCGGTGCTCGTCGACGCGAGCCGCGGCCTGCTCGACGGCGGACGCACGACCGTCGAACGCGCCGAGGACGCCGACGGCGCCCTGCGCGACCTCATCGCCTTCCACGTCGATTTCGCGGTGGCGAACGCCGACGTGATCCGGGTCCAGGACCAGGACCTCGCGAGCCTGCCCGACGACGAGGCGCACGAGGTGCGGCGCCTGCAGCGCGCCTACGTCGAGCTCTGGGTCGACGTGCTCGGCCGGCTCCGCGACGACCGGCCGGCAGCCGAGCGTCGCGTTCGCGCGCACGCCGCGTTCGGGCTCATCAACTCGACGCCGCACAGTGCACGCGACCTCGACCACCGACCCGACGACCGCGAGGTCCGGGCGATCCTCGAGCAGATGGCGTGGGCGAGCCTCACCGCCTGA
- a CDS encoding Lrp/AsnC family transcriptional regulator, translating to MAGYDTVDRSLLAALAADPRATVVALAERLGLSRNTVQARLARLEASDAFRSFERCIDPAPLGYPLEAFINVHVRQKVLSEVVARIAEIPEVIQAHGLSGQVDLLVRVVGRDAHDLFRIDGEILAIDGVERTETALGMGELIPYRLSPLLGR from the coding sequence ATGGCTGGTTACGACACCGTCGATCGATCCCTGCTCGCGGCACTCGCCGCCGACCCGCGTGCGACCGTCGTGGCGCTCGCCGAGCGGCTGGGCCTGAGCCGGAACACCGTGCAGGCCCGCCTGGCGCGACTCGAGGCATCCGACGCGTTCCGCTCGTTCGAGCGTTGCATCGATCCGGCGCCGCTGGGCTACCCGCTCGAGGCGTTCATCAACGTGCACGTTCGACAGAAGGTGCTGAGCGAGGTCGTGGCGCGCATCGCCGAGATCCCCGAGGTGATCCAGGCCCACGGACTCTCGGGCCAGGTCGACCTGCTCGTGCGCGTGGTGGGCCGGGACGCGCACGACCTGTTCCGCATCGACGGCGAGATCCTCGCCATCGACGGCGTCGAGCGCACCGAGACCGCGCTCGGCATGGGCGAACTGATCCCCTACCGGTTGTCGCCGCTGCTCGGGCGCTGA
- a CDS encoding TetR/AcrR family transcriptional regulator: protein MPTPSRTSAPQILDAATLLLDRGGVDAVTMQAVAAEVGVRAPSLYKHVRNRDALLKLVAERAAADLGVALDGAAAELGRSDGTTPDSLLLELLRAARAFAHARPEAYLLVFARLPDGARPDRGVLRDAAGPLLAATAAAVGPADALAAARLLTAWVHGFVSMELSGAFRLGDDRDDVDAAFEYGARRLVDSLG, encoded by the coding sequence ATGCCCACGCCGAGCCGCACCTCTGCTCCGCAGATCCTCGACGCCGCGACCCTGCTGCTCGATCGCGGCGGTGTCGATGCCGTCACCATGCAGGCCGTCGCCGCCGAGGTCGGCGTTCGCGCGCCCTCGCTCTACAAGCACGTGCGCAATCGGGACGCGCTGCTGAAGCTCGTCGCCGAGCGGGCGGCCGCCGACCTCGGCGTCGCGCTCGACGGGGCGGCCGCCGAACTCGGTCGGTCGGACGGGACGACGCCCGACTCGCTGCTCCTCGAACTCCTGCGGGCGGCGCGCGCCTTCGCGCACGCCCGGCCCGAGGCGTACCTGCTGGTCTTCGCGCGCCTGCCCGACGGGGCGCGGCCCGACCGCGGGGTGCTCCGAGATGCGGCCGGACCGCTGCTCGCCGCGACCGCCGCGGCGGTCGGGCCGGCGGATGCGCTCGCCGCGGCAAGGCTCCTGACGGCGTGGGTGCACGGGTTCGTGTCGATGGAGCTCTCGGGCGCTTTCCGGCTCGGCGACGACCGCGACGACGTGGATGCCGCATTCGAGTACGGCGCACGCCGGCTCGTGGACTCGTTGGGGTGA
- a CDS encoding transcriptional regulator: protein MTRREPPDLTAEPSSTRHPLIDHVLPSASLKSLAHPLRVRIYDEISMYGPLTASGLGERLGESSGATSYHLRQLEKAGLVREDTTRGKGRERWWERTPGSVATPDTRTLAAGSAERLAVKLIEDEWFRSRDRNLREFLSEGDAVFGDEWHDVATTDTINIRLTPAQLAALVHDIDEVLMRYIDAYKRTPTAGAYPVQIHVNAFPLIRGEPTEAAPTAAPPTEAPPTDAPPTAAPPTARPEGSTTS, encoded by the coding sequence ATGACCAGGCGTGAACCACCGGACCTCACCGCGGAGCCGAGCAGCACCCGCCACCCGCTCATCGACCACGTGCTGCCGTCGGCGAGCCTGAAATCGCTCGCCCACCCGTTGCGCGTGCGGATCTACGACGAGATCTCGATGTACGGGCCGCTCACGGCCTCGGGCCTCGGCGAGCGACTGGGTGAATCGAGCGGTGCGACGAGCTACCACCTGCGCCAGCTCGAGAAGGCCGGCCTCGTGCGCGAGGACACCACGCGCGGCAAGGGCCGCGAACGCTGGTGGGAGCGCACGCCCGGCTCGGTCGCCACCCCCGACACCAGGACGCTGGCCGCGGGCAGCGCCGAACGCCTCGCCGTGAAGCTCATCGAAGACGAGTGGTTCCGCTCCCGCGACCGGAACCTCCGCGAGTTCCTCTCCGAGGGCGACGCGGTGTTCGGCGACGAATGGCACGACGTCGCCACGACCGACACGATCAACATCCGGCTCACGCCCGCACAGCTCGCCGCACTCGTGCACGACATCGACGAGGTGCTCATGCGCTACATCGACGCGTACAAGCGCACGCCGACCGCGGGCGCCTACCCCGTGCAGATCCACGTCAACGCATTCCCGCTCATCCGCGGCGAACCGACCGAGGCAGCACCGACCGCGGCACCACCGACCGAGGCACCGCCGACCGACGCACCGCCGACCGCGGCACCGCCGACCGCACGTCCCGAAGGGAGCACGACATCATGA
- a CDS encoding dodecin family protein: protein MGSVARVTTITSRSDRSFEDAVSTGVSRATETLRNVSGAWVKEQKVEVADGTITGWSVTLEVTFVLD from the coding sequence ATGGGTTCCGTCGCAAGGGTCACCACCATCACGTCGCGCTCGGATCGGAGCTTCGAGGACGCCGTGTCCACCGGCGTCTCACGGGCGACCGAGACGCTCCGCAATGTGAGCGGCGCGTGGGTCAAGGAGCAGAAGGTCGAGGTCGCCGACGGCACGATCACGGGGTGGTCGGTCACGCTCGAGGTCACGTTCGTCCTGGACTGA
- the pdhA gene encoding pyruvate dehydrogenase (acetyl-transferring) E1 component subunit alpha has product MTPPEAALLTETTPMVRLIDERGERLADPEYDAWVADVDLDDLARLHRDMTVIRRIDTEATALQRQGELALWPPLAGQEAAQIGSGRALRDDDFVFSSYREHALAWIRGVEPAELLAVWRGTQASGWDPFERSMAIPQIIIGAQALHAVGYAMGAAWDGSDAAAIAYFGDGATSEGDVNEALVFASSFQAPVVFFCQNNGWAISEPVGLQSRQALARRADGFGMPGIRVDGNDVLAVLAVTRMALARARRGEGPTFIEAVTYRMGPHTTADDPKRYRTEDDLATWRARDPLARVDALLEASGADVVAIREESASAADHAAVRLRAAITSLPDPEPMTVFDHVYAEPNSHLDRQRARYGRYLDLYDDGPAEGGHGGREGGAR; this is encoded by the coding sequence ATGACCCCACCCGAAGCGGCACTCCTGACCGAGACCACCCCGATGGTCAGGCTGATCGACGAACGCGGCGAGCGGCTCGCCGATCCCGAGTACGACGCCTGGGTCGCCGACGTCGACCTCGACGACCTCGCGCGCCTCCACCGCGACATGACCGTGATCCGTCGCATCGACACCGAGGCCACCGCGCTCCAGCGTCAGGGGGAGCTCGCGCTCTGGCCGCCGCTCGCCGGCCAGGAGGCCGCGCAGATCGGCTCCGGCCGCGCGCTCCGCGACGACGACTTCGTCTTCTCGAGCTACCGCGAGCACGCGCTCGCATGGATCCGCGGCGTCGAGCCGGCGGAGCTCCTCGCCGTCTGGCGGGGCACCCAGGCGAGCGGATGGGATCCGTTCGAGCGGTCGATGGCGATCCCGCAGATCATCATCGGCGCGCAGGCGCTGCACGCCGTCGGCTATGCGATGGGCGCCGCGTGGGACGGCTCGGATGCCGCGGCGATCGCGTACTTCGGCGACGGGGCGACCAGCGAGGGCGACGTGAACGAGGCCCTCGTGTTCGCCTCGAGCTTCCAGGCACCGGTCGTCTTCTTCTGCCAGAACAACGGCTGGGCCATCTCGGAACCGGTCGGCCTCCAGTCGCGCCAGGCCCTCGCGCGACGCGCCGACGGGTTCGGGATGCCCGGCATCCGCGTCGACGGCAACGACGTGCTCGCGGTACTCGCCGTCACCCGCATGGCGCTCGCCCGGGCACGCCGCGGCGAGGGGCCGACGTTCATCGAGGCGGTGACCTACCGGATGGGCCCGCACACGACGGCCGACGACCCGAAGAGATACCGCACCGAGGACGATCTCGCGACGTGGCGTGCGCGGGACCCGCTCGCACGGGTCGACGCGCTGCTCGAGGCATCCGGTGCCGATGTCGTCGCGATCCGCGAGGAGTCCGCGTCCGCCGCCGACCACGCCGCCGTCCGCCTGCGCGCCGCCATCACGAGCCTTCCCGATCCGGAGCCGATGACGGTGTTCGACCACGTCTACGCCGAACCCAACAGCCACCTCGACCGGCAGCGCGCCCGGTACGGACGGTACCTCGACCTCTACGACGACGGACCGGCCGAAGGCGGTCACGGCGGCCGCGAAGGAGGTGCCCGATGA
- a CDS encoding dihydrolipoamide acetyltransferase family protein, giving the protein MIRDFALPDLGEGLTESEVVAWRVAVGDRIELNQIVADVETAKAVVELPSPYAGVVTALHAEPGETVNVGERLFSCDTGDGADAPAQVAPGQVAPGRVAEPGADAPADGDAVAHAASPDRADTGTTREPTLVGYGAMADQAPHRRRPRRQPESQFASEHAPAAASEPDAPTVQPARAERPRSTPPVRKLAHDLGVDLERLDGTGQRGLITRSDVERAAEASGAAASRVPAAAEASAASASGTAGGSRAPESAGAPGETRVPIRGVRRHTAAAMVRSAFTAPHVTEFLTVDVTATMELLRSLREDRAMSGHRVTPLAMVAKAVCIAAARTPEVNSRWDDEAQEIVQYEGVNLGIAAATERGLVVPNVKRADRMNLLELADAIGVLAETARSGRATPSDLAGGTISITNVGVFGVDAGTPILNPGEAAILAVGAVNRRPWEFGGEIALREVMTLSLSFDHRLVDGQQGSRFLVDVGAILRDPGRALTMC; this is encoded by the coding sequence ATGATCAGGGACTTCGCGCTGCCCGACCTCGGTGAGGGACTCACCGAGTCGGAGGTCGTCGCCTGGCGCGTCGCCGTCGGCGACCGGATCGAGCTCAACCAGATCGTCGCCGACGTCGAGACCGCCAAGGCCGTCGTCGAACTCCCGTCGCCCTACGCGGGCGTCGTCACCGCGCTCCACGCGGAGCCCGGCGAGACGGTCAACGTCGGGGAGCGGCTGTTCTCCTGCGACACGGGCGACGGTGCGGATGCCCCGGCGCAGGTCGCCCCTGGTCAGGTCGCCCCTGGTCGGGTCGCCGAGCCCGGAGCGGATGCCCCTGCCGATGGCGACGCCGTCGCGCACGCGGCCTCGCCCGACCGCGCGGACACCGGCACGACGCGCGAGCCGACCCTCGTCGGCTACGGCGCGATGGCCGACCAGGCTCCGCACCGGCGTCGGCCGCGGCGACAGCCGGAATCCCAGTTCGCATCCGAGCACGCCCCCGCGGCGGCAAGCGAGCCCGACGCGCCCACCGTTCAGCCGGCCCGAGCCGAGCGCCCGCGATCGACGCCGCCCGTCCGCAAGCTCGCCCACGACCTCGGCGTGGACCTCGAGCGGCTCGACGGCACCGGCCAACGCGGCCTCATCACCAGGTCCGACGTCGAGCGCGCTGCGGAGGCATCCGGGGCAGCGGCATCCCGGGTTCCCGCGGCGGCCGAGGCATCCGCCGCGTCCGCGTCCGGTACCGCCGGCGGATCGCGCGCGCCCGAGTCCGCCGGCGCGCCCGGCGAGACCCGTGTCCCGATCCGCGGGGTGCGCAGGCACACCGCGGCCGCCATGGTGCGCAGCGCGTTCACGGCGCCGCACGTGACGGAGTTCCTGACGGTCGACGTGACCGCGACCATGGAACTGCTGCGCTCGCTGCGCGAGGACCGGGCGATGTCCGGGCACCGGGTGACGCCGCTGGCGATGGTCGCCAAGGCCGTCTGCATCGCCGCCGCGCGGACGCCCGAGGTGAACTCTCGCTGGGACGACGAGGCGCAGGAGATCGTGCAGTACGAGGGCGTCAACCTCGGCATCGCCGCGGCGACCGAACGCGGTCTCGTGGTGCCGAACGTGAAGCGCGCCGACCGGATGAACCTGCTGGAGCTGGCCGACGCGATCGGCGTGCTCGCCGAGACCGCCAGGTCCGGCCGCGCGACGCCCTCGGATCTCGCGGGCGGCACGATCTCGATCACGAACGTGGGGGTCTTCGGCGTCGACGCCGGCACCCCGATCCTGAATCCCGGCGAGGCGGCGATCCTCGCGGTCGGGGCCGTGAACCGTCGCCCGTGGGAGTTCGGCGGCGAGATCGCACTCCGCGAGGTGATGACCCTGAGCCTGTCCTTCGACCACCGCCTGGTCGACGGCCAGCAGGGTTCGCGGTTCCTCGTCGACGTGGGTGCGATCTTGCGCGATCCCGGCCGAGCCCTCACCATGTGCTGA
- a CDS encoding alpha-ketoacid dehydrogenase subunit beta, with the protein MTTMTLAKALGAGMRRALQADERVVLMGEDIGTLGGVFRVTDGLKAEFGERRVVDAPLSEAGILGTAVGLAYRGYRPVVEIQFDGFVYPAFDQIVAQVAKLHYRSRGHVRMPITIRIPFGGGIGAAEHHSESPEAYFAHTAGLRVMACSNPADAYVMIQQAIASDDPVVFFEPKRRYHVKGDVDEQANLADAPPPGVARTVASGGDATVVAYGGLLQTAADAAVAAREDGVSLDVIDLRSLAPIDFATIEASVRRTGRLVVVHEAGEQGGMGAEIVARITESCFEFLEHAPVRVTGHDIPYPPARLERHHLPDLDRILDGVDRVLGRPNSLSGAEA; encoded by the coding sequence ATGACGACGATGACGCTGGCGAAGGCGCTCGGCGCCGGTATGCGGCGCGCGCTCCAGGCCGACGAGCGCGTGGTCCTCATGGGCGAGGACATCGGCACGCTCGGCGGCGTGTTCCGCGTGACCGACGGCCTGAAGGCCGAGTTCGGCGAGCGCCGGGTGGTCGACGCGCCCCTGTCGGAGGCGGGCATCCTCGGCACCGCGGTCGGACTCGCGTATCGCGGGTATCGCCCGGTCGTCGAGATCCAGTTCGACGGGTTCGTGTACCCGGCGTTCGACCAGATCGTCGCGCAGGTCGCGAAGCTGCACTACCGCTCGCGCGGCCACGTGCGGATGCCGATCACGATCCGCATCCCGTTCGGCGGCGGCATCGGCGCAGCCGAGCACCATTCCGAGTCGCCCGAGGCGTACTTCGCCCACACCGCGGGCCTGCGGGTCATGGCCTGCTCGAACCCAGCCGACGCCTACGTCATGATCCAGCAGGCGATCGCGAGCGACGACCCGGTCGTGTTCTTCGAGCCGAAGCGCCGGTACCACGTGAAGGGCGACGTCGACGAGCAGGCGAACCTCGCGGACGCACCGCCGCCCGGGGTCGCCCGAACCGTCGCGTCCGGCGGCGACGCGACCGTGGTCGCGTACGGCGGGCTCCTGCAGACGGCCGCGGACGCCGCCGTCGCAGCGCGTGAGGACGGCGTCTCGCTCGACGTGATCGACCTGCGCTCGCTCGCCCCGATCGACTTCGCGACGATCGAGGCCTCGGTGCGGCGCACCGGCCGGCTCGTCGTCGTGCACGAGGCGGGGGAGCAGGGCGGCATGGGCGCCGAGATCGTGGCGCGCATCACCGAGTCGTGCTTCGAGTTCCTCGAGCATGCGCCGGTGCGGGTCACCGGCCACGACATCCCCTACCCGCCGGCCCGTCTCGAGCGCCACCACCTGCCCGACCTCGACCGGATCCTCGACGGCGTCGATCGCGTGCTCGGCCGGCCGAACTCGCTGAGCGGAGCGGAGGCGTGA
- a CDS encoding 4a-hydroxytetrahydrobiopterin dehydratase produces MDTGDDDRRILEADETSTDLVGTAFMQDGDRLVGSYETGDFLGAVRLLDRVAEVAEVMQHHPDVRLGYGRITFELSSHDVGGVTARDLRLAHRIEQLAAV; encoded by the coding sequence ATGGACACGGGTGACGACGACCGGCGGATCCTCGAGGCGGACGAGACGAGCACCGACCTCGTCGGCACGGCCTTCATGCAGGACGGCGACCGGCTGGTGGGCAGCTACGAGACCGGTGATTTCCTCGGCGCGGTGCGCCTGCTCGACCGTGTCGCCGAGGTCGCCGAGGTCATGCAGCACCACCCCGACGTGAGGCTCGGATACGGGCGGATCACGTTCGAGCTGAGCTCGCACGACGTCGGCGGGGTGACCGCCCGCGACCTGCGCCTGGCGCACCGCATCGAGCAGCTCGCGGCCGTCTGA
- a CDS encoding MBL fold metallo-hydrolase: MQLRPGLHRIGNDLVACYLVVTDDGITLVDAGIPGQWKDLLAELEAIGRSVGDIRGVVLTHGDTDHIGFAERLRREHEVPVFVHRGDAARARGEERTNPAWGRLRFGPTARFLWYSGRRGGLRPEYLHEVVEVDAGTVLDLPGSPELIAMPGHSPGSVAVHVPAVEAVFVGDALTTRHVLTGAEGPAAAPFTDDPEQALASLDRLAGLRAATWVLPGHGAPWDGGVDEAIRRVRASVTA, from the coding sequence ATGCAACTCCGCCCTGGACTCCACCGCATCGGCAACGATCTCGTCGCCTGCTACCTCGTCGTGACCGATGACGGCATCACCCTCGTCGACGCCGGCATCCCGGGTCAGTGGAAGGATCTCCTCGCCGAACTCGAGGCCATCGGCCGCAGCGTCGGCGATATCCGCGGCGTCGTGCTGACGCACGGCGACACCGACCACATCGGATTCGCCGAGCGGCTCCGCCGCGAACACGAGGTGCCCGTCTTCGTGCATCGGGGCGACGCCGCCCGCGCCCGCGGCGAGGAGCGCACGAACCCGGCGTGGGGGCGCCTCCGCTTCGGCCCGACCGCGAGGTTCCTCTGGTACTCGGGACGCCGCGGGGGCCTCCGCCCCGAGTACCTCCACGAGGTGGTCGAGGTCGACGCCGGCACGGTGCTCGACCTGCCCGGCTCGCCCGAGCTCATCGCGATGCCCGGCCACTCCCCCGGCAGCGTCGCGGTGCACGTCCCCGCGGTCGAGGCCGTCTTCGTCGGCGACGCACTGACGACCCGCCACGTGCTCACGGGGGCCGAAGGCCCGGCGGCAGCGCCGTTCACCGACGACCCCGAGCAGGCCCTCGCATCACTCGACCGACTCGCCGGACTGCGCGCGGCGACCTGGGTCCTCCCCGGTCACGGCGCGCCGTGGGACGGCGGCGTCGACGAGGCGATCCGACGGGTACGGGCCTCGGTCACGGCTTGA